Proteins from a single region of Catenulispora acidiphila DSM 44928:
- a CDS encoding diaminobutyrate--2-oxoglutarate transaminase family protein, whose translation MPSPAAPPAVPSTSPAAAPGDDGPTGPARPAPAAKILARQAARESAARTYARHLPIVPVRAQGSWITGADGRDYLDCLSGAGTLALGHNHPAVLAAIREVLDSGAPLHVLDLATPVKDDFTSALLEALPPELAADCRVHFAGPTGADAVEAAVKLARTATGRRGVFAFTGAYHGMTAGALALTGANAVREPAVAGDAFLTRLPFPHPYRCPFGLGGALGEGASAAYVRTLLSDPHSGTAVPAAVVVEPVQGEGGVVPAPDGWLRALRATTAEHGVPLIADEVQTGFGRTGTLFGVDHAGVVPDVMVLSKAVGGGLPLAVVVYRAELDRWSEGAHTGTFRGNQLAMAAGAATIRHILAENLAARAAELGERLTTRLTRYQARHPLLGQIRGRGLMLGMEIVDPHATPDALGALPAAPLTARRLRAELLSRGVIAELGGRHAAVLRLLPPLTLADDEADHLMTTLHQALDAVADHTTTRNLEAAGV comes from the coding sequence ATGCCCTCGCCCGCCGCCCCGCCCGCCGTTCCTTCGACCTCCCCGGCCGCCGCACCCGGCGACGACGGGCCGACGGGCCCGGCCCGGCCCGCCCCGGCCGCGAAGATCCTGGCCCGGCAGGCGGCGCGCGAATCGGCGGCCCGGACCTACGCGCGCCACCTGCCGATCGTCCCGGTGCGGGCGCAGGGCTCGTGGATCACCGGCGCCGACGGCCGCGACTACCTGGACTGCCTGTCCGGCGCCGGCACCCTCGCCCTCGGCCACAACCACCCGGCGGTGCTCGCCGCGATCCGCGAGGTGCTGGACAGCGGCGCCCCGCTGCACGTCCTGGACCTGGCCACGCCGGTGAAGGACGACTTCACCTCGGCGCTGCTGGAGGCGCTGCCGCCGGAGCTCGCGGCCGACTGCCGCGTCCACTTCGCCGGGCCCACCGGCGCCGACGCGGTCGAGGCGGCGGTGAAGCTGGCGCGGACGGCGACCGGGCGGCGTGGCGTGTTCGCCTTCACCGGCGCGTATCACGGCATGACCGCCGGTGCGCTGGCGCTGACCGGGGCGAACGCGGTGCGCGAGCCGGCGGTGGCGGGCGACGCGTTCCTGACCCGGCTGCCGTTCCCGCATCCGTACCGGTGCCCGTTCGGGCTGGGCGGGGCGCTTGGCGAGGGGGCGTCGGCGGCCTATGTACGTACTTTGCTGTCCGACCCGCACTCGGGCACGGCGGTCCCGGCGGCGGTGGTGGTCGAGCCGGTGCAGGGTGAGGGCGGCGTGGTGCCCGCGCCGGACGGGTGGCTGCGCGCGCTGCGGGCGACGACGGCCGAGCACGGCGTCCCGCTGATCGCCGACGAGGTCCAGACCGGCTTCGGCCGCACCGGCACGCTGTTCGGCGTGGACCACGCGGGCGTGGTGCCGGACGTCATGGTCCTGTCGAAGGCGGTCGGCGGCGGCCTGCCCCTCGCGGTGGTGGTCTACCGCGCCGAGCTCGACCGCTGGTCCGAAGGCGCGCACACCGGCACCTTCCGCGGCAACCAGCTCGCCATGGCAGCGGGAGCGGCGACAATCCGCCACATCCTCGCCGAGAACCTCGCCGCCCGAGCAGCAGAGCTCGGAGAGCGACTCACCACCCGTCTGACCAGATATCAGGCCCGCCACCCCCTCCTCGGCCAGATCCGAGGCCGCGGCCTGATGCTCGGCATGGAGATCGTCGACCCCCACGCCACCCCCGACGCCCTAGGCGCCCTCCCCGCAGCACCCCTGACAGCACGCAGGCTCCGCGCCGAACTCCTCTCCCGAGGCGTGATCGCCGAACTAGGCGGCCGCCACGCCGCAGTCCTCCGCCTCCTCCCACCCCTCACCCTCGCCGACGACGAAGCCGACCACCTGATGACCACCCTGCACCAAGCCCTCGACGCAGTCGCCGACCACACCACCACCCGCAACCTGGAGGCAGCCGGTGTCTGA
- a CDS encoding pyridoxal-dependent decarboxylase — protein MSEHINEDPSTAPHPPTRPGAPVDIGEMSGIEADVLRGVLRAEPVGHLATTNTAATQDATGLAMSITANQAANLGALPATQADRRTPQSLASADLATAGLVSAGSLATSQIAELGAAPDTQVDRRMQQSLAIADLANPGSLAANQIAELSTAPAPPLAHLAPPNLTAAEPNSDLASPSNLAPTPEPPLSHLAPPADLTNPGSPAANQIAELSTAPAPPLAHLAPPNFTAVEPNSNLLSPGSLAPTPEPPLADLASPSPPAFELAGGSAGAIAATLAAHAGAPAVDAAALASGPAGTGALALFLATVLDGLDRGRADWLGPLPPGGPQAVRDAVAASGFGVLPDKGQDPFETLASLGRLLAWGSADPAHPHCAAHLHCPPLATSVAAETAVAALNQSLDSWDQSPAAGEIEERVVRTLTRAVGYSGSSAGVLTSGGTESNLMGLLLARDDVLRRRFDADPDLDGVPPFAAGRLRIVASEQAHFSIARNAAILGLGERCVVPVASDAVGRMRLDALAEALDAVAERDEIALAVVATAGTTDLGAIDPLAPIGKLAARHGAWFHVDAAYGGGLLLGSDPDARLLGLDAADSVTLDLHKLGWQPVPAGCFLVKRAASLRTLEKRVSYLNSVDDEQAGYPSLLGRSLRTTRRADAVKLAAAFQALGREGFQQLIDRCLALTRYAAAAVRQHADLELTAEPQLTTVLFRYLPPDLRDTDRVNGVLRRHLLEAGRAVLGRTELARERPGTPPGRVRLKLTLLNPHTTEHQIDALLAAVRAAGGAASSSSAFVRGPS, from the coding sequence GTGTCTGAGCACATCAACGAAGACCCCAGCACCGCCCCCCACCCCCCCACCCGCCCCGGCGCCCCGGTAGACATCGGCGAAATGAGCGGCATCGAAGCCGACGTCCTCCGCGGAGTCCTCCGAGCCGAACCCGTAGGACACCTGGCGACGACGAACACCGCCGCCACGCAAGACGCGACCGGCCTCGCGATGAGCATCACGGCGAACCAGGCCGCGAATCTCGGCGCTCTGCCCGCCACACAAGCCGATCGCCGCACGCCGCAGAGCCTTGCCAGCGCCGATCTGGCCACCGCCGGCCTGGTCAGCGCCGGCAGCCTCGCTACCAGCCAGATCGCCGAACTCGGTGCCGCACCCGACACGCAAGTCGATCGCCGGATGCAGCAGAGCCTTGCTATCGCCGATCTGGCCAACCCCGGCAGCCTCGCTGCCAACCAGATCGCCGAGCTCAGTACCGCACCCGCGCCGCCTCTCGCCCATCTGGCGCCGCCGAACTTGACCGCTGCCGAGCCGAACTCCGACCTGGCCAGCCCCAGCAACCTCGCCCCCACCCCCGAGCCGCCGCTCAGCCACCTCGCACCGCCCGCCGATCTGACCAACCCCGGCAGCCCTGCTGCCAACCAGATCGCCGAGCTCAGTACCGCACCCGCGCCGCCTCTCGCCCACCTGGCGCCGCCGAACTTCACGGCTGTCGAGCCGAACTCCAACCTGCTCAGCCCCGGCAGCCTCGCCCCCACCCCCGAGCCGCCGCTCGCCGACCTCGCCTCCCCGAGCCCTCCGGCCTTCGAGCTGGCGGGCGGCTCGGCGGGCGCGATCGCCGCCACTCTCGCTGCGCACGCCGGTGCCCCTGCCGTCGACGCCGCCGCCCTGGCCTCCGGTCCCGCCGGTACCGGCGCCCTCGCCCTCTTCCTCGCGACCGTGCTCGACGGTCTCGACCGCGGCCGCGCCGACTGGCTTGGTCCCCTCCCGCCCGGCGGGCCGCAGGCCGTGCGCGATGCGGTCGCCGCCAGCGGCTTCGGCGTGCTCCCGGACAAGGGTCAGGACCCCTTCGAGACCCTCGCTTCCCTCGGTCGTCTCCTCGCCTGGGGTTCCGCCGATCCCGCGCACCCGCACTGCGCCGCGCATCTGCACTGCCCGCCGCTCGCGACCAGTGTCGCGGCCGAGACCGCTGTCGCCGCGCTGAACCAGTCGCTCGACTCCTGGGATCAGTCGCCGGCTGCCGGTGAGATCGAGGAGCGCGTTGTGCGGACCCTGACTCGTGCCGTCGGTTACTCCGGCTCCAGTGCGGGGGTCCTCACCTCCGGCGGTACCGAGTCCAATCTCATGGGCCTGCTGCTCGCCCGCGACGATGTCCTGCGCCGGCGCTTTGATGCCGATCCTGACCTCGACGGCGTTCCGCCTTTCGCCGCCGGGCGGCTTCGCATCGTCGCTTCCGAGCAGGCGCACTTCTCCATCGCGCGCAATGCCGCGATCCTCGGTCTCGGTGAGCGCTGCGTCGTGCCCGTGGCCTCGGACGCCGTGGGGCGGATGCGGCTGGATGCCCTGGCTGAAGCGCTGGACGCGGTCGCGGAGCGGGATGAGATCGCGCTGGCCGTCGTCGCCACCGCCGGGACCACCGACCTCGGGGCGATCGATCCGCTGGCGCCGATCGGCAAGCTCGCGGCGCGGCACGGCGCCTGGTTCCACGTCGACGCGGCGTACGGCGGCGGGCTGCTGCTCGGCTCCGATCCCGACGCGCGCCTGCTCGGGCTGGATGCCGCCGACTCCGTCACCCTCGACCTGCACAAGCTCGGGTGGCAGCCGGTGCCGGCGGGGTGCTTCCTCGTCAAGCGCGCCGCGTCGCTCAGGACGCTGGAGAAGCGCGTCTCCTACCTCAACTCCGTGGACGACGAGCAGGCCGGCTACCCCAGCCTGCTCGGCCGCTCGCTGCGCACCACGCGCCGGGCCGACGCGGTGAAGCTCGCCGCCGCCTTCCAGGCGCTGGGGCGCGAAGGCTTCCAGCAGCTCATCGACCGCTGCCTGGCACTGACGCGCTATGCGGCGGCGGCGGTCCGGCAGCACGCGGACCTGGAGCTCACCGCCGAGCCGCAACTGACCACCGTGCTGTTCCGCTACCTGCCGCCGGATCTCCGCGACACCGATCGCGTCAACGGGGTCCTGCGGCGGCATCTGCTCGAGGCCGGACGCGCCGTCCTCGGGCGCACCGAGCTGGCGCGCGAGCGGCCGGGGACGCCTCCCGGCCGGGTGCGGCTCAAGCTCACCCTCCTCAACCCGCACACCACCGAGCACCAGATCGACGCTCTGCTGGCCGCCGTCCGCGCCGCCGGCGGCGCCGCTTCCTCCTCCTCGGCTTTCGTCAGGGGCCCGTCATGA
- a CDS encoding IucA/IucC family protein has translation MNTFAADELSAEVLLRCWVREARIPVPTGGPMRLTFPATGVTVEVDVDAWSAVGWHRFGPAYPLALPHANRKSATPKNKVFGRPAGEEIEADSAWSAESWLPPAAPPPLDAATLAALIAREAGGGVPAVAELVGRVVDSSRRIAAHLSHGTSQGETRFLWAEKALVAGHPFHPAPKAREGWSEEEASRYSPELDGAFQLHWWSVDPAIASHDSAESDTAPTLVHKLLGGDLPRGATPNSILIPTHPWQSQDLRQRPEIRALTDQGLLADLGPHGRPWHATSSIRTVYRADAPYMLKLPLALRITNSKRENLRKELRRGIEVRRMLDAGLAKAIAAAHPGFGILGDPAWIAAETGGPGLDVLLRENPFGPMDRVYCVAAFADLGYGPSRNGHLRENLLADIVVGSAERTGVRPAEAVLDWFTRYLEAVVLPILWLDSAHGITLEAHQQNTLVVLDPHGLPEGGRYRDNQGYYFRESALAHLADFAPRPGEDSDTVVADAIVDERLTYYVGVNNLIGMIGALGATALVDERQLLRRAREVLGRFAASRQAAGRVHRVTEALLDSPTLPCKANLLTRVAGLDELIGPLETQSVYVQIPNPLAVP, from the coding sequence ATGAACACATTCGCCGCCGACGAGCTGTCGGCCGAAGTCCTGCTCCGCTGCTGGGTCCGCGAGGCGCGGATCCCGGTGCCGACCGGCGGCCCGATGCGGCTGACCTTCCCGGCGACCGGCGTCACCGTCGAGGTGGACGTCGACGCCTGGTCCGCGGTCGGCTGGCACCGCTTCGGCCCGGCGTACCCGCTGGCGCTGCCGCACGCCAACCGCAAGTCCGCCACGCCCAAGAACAAGGTCTTCGGCCGGCCCGCGGGCGAGGAGATCGAGGCCGACAGCGCCTGGAGCGCGGAGTCCTGGCTCCCGCCGGCCGCCCCGCCGCCGCTGGACGCCGCGACCCTGGCCGCGCTCATCGCCCGCGAGGCCGGCGGCGGGGTCCCGGCGGTCGCCGAGCTGGTCGGACGGGTCGTCGACTCCTCCCGCAGGATCGCCGCGCACCTGTCGCACGGCACCTCCCAGGGCGAGACCCGCTTCCTGTGGGCGGAGAAGGCGCTGGTCGCCGGACACCCGTTCCACCCGGCGCCGAAGGCCCGCGAGGGCTGGTCGGAAGAGGAAGCCTCACGCTACTCGCCCGAGCTCGACGGCGCCTTCCAGCTGCACTGGTGGTCGGTGGACCCGGCGATCGCCAGCCACGACTCCGCCGAGTCCGACACCGCGCCGACCCTGGTCCACAAGCTCCTCGGCGGCGACCTGCCGCGCGGCGCGACGCCGAACAGCATCCTGATCCCCACGCACCCCTGGCAGTCCCAGGACCTGCGCCAGCGCCCCGAGATCCGGGCCCTGACGGACCAGGGCCTGCTCGCCGACCTCGGCCCGCACGGCCGCCCCTGGCACGCGACCAGCTCGATCCGCACCGTCTACCGCGCCGACGCCCCCTACATGCTCAAGCTGCCCCTGGCTCTGCGCATCACCAACTCCAAGCGCGAGAACCTGCGCAAGGAGCTGCGGCGCGGCATCGAGGTCCGCCGGATGCTGGACGCCGGCCTGGCCAAGGCCATCGCCGCGGCGCATCCCGGCTTCGGCATCCTCGGCGACCCGGCGTGGATCGCCGCCGAGACCGGCGGCCCGGGCCTGGACGTCCTGCTGCGCGAGAACCCCTTCGGCCCGATGGACCGCGTCTACTGCGTCGCCGCCTTCGCCGACCTCGGCTACGGCCCGTCCCGCAACGGCCACCTGCGCGAGAACCTGCTCGCCGACATCGTGGTCGGCTCGGCCGAGCGGACCGGCGTCCGCCCCGCCGAGGCGGTGCTGGACTGGTTCACCCGCTACCTGGAAGCGGTCGTGCTGCCGATCCTGTGGCTGGACTCGGCGCACGGCATCACGCTGGAGGCGCACCAGCAGAACACGCTGGTCGTGCTGGACCCGCACGGTCTGCCCGAGGGCGGCCGCTACCGCGACAACCAGGGCTACTACTTCCGCGAGTCGGCGCTGGCGCATCTGGCGGACTTCGCCCCGCGCCCCGGCGAGGACAGCGACACCGTGGTCGCCGACGCCATCGTGGACGAGCGCCTGACCTACTACGTCGGCGTCAACAACTTGATCGGCATGATCGGCGCGCTAGGCGCCACCGCGCTGGTCGACGAGCGCCAGCTGCTGCGCCGGGCCCGCGAGGTCCTCGGCCGGTTCGCCGCCTCCCGGCAGGCCGCCGGCCGCGTGCACCGCGTCACCGAGGCGCTGCTGGACAGCCCGACGCTGCCCTGCAAGGCCAACCTGCTGACCCGGGTCGCGGGACTGGACGAACTGATCGGCCCGCTGGA